A window of Babesia microti strain RI chromosome III, complete genome contains these coding sequences:
- a CDS encoding conserved Plasmodium protein, unknown function (overlaps_old_locusTagID:BBM_III04220;~overlaps_old_locusTagID:BBM_III04225): protein MHSHESRYTGQALTNSFKVAGLFLLCSTGLWALAAGARRKEWVDILLDYCHHKRSCYGGTVKDRRVYRTT, encoded by the exons ATGCACTCTCACGAAAGTCGCTATACCGGCCAGGCTCTCACCA ATTCCTTTAAGGTTGCCGGGCTGTTTCTTCTCTGCTCCACTGGCCTCTGGGCACTGGCCGCAGGGGCCAGACGCAAGGAGTG GGTCGACATTCTGTTGGATTATTGCCACCACAAGAGAAGCTGCTATGGCGGAACCGTCAAGGATAGGAGGGTGTACAGGACAACCTAG
- a CDS encoding Chaperone protein ClpB (overlaps_old_locusTagID:BBM_III04220), which produces MTVFGVFVRLFSHNNFTSKYLRKFGTSTKRASPKCLHDITSAARQNKLSPVIGRDSEIRRCIDILCRRTKNNVILLGEPGVGKTAVVEALAHRIVKGNVPEALADCRILSIDMGCLFAKSPDDNSSIDTKLRNIICDARAFNCILFIDEAHLMVSKSYDWASALKPELANGDIKCIAATTNAEYRRYFVRDKALQRRFQPMYIGEPTQSSTIEILKSLKSCYESFHRVIISDEAIVSAVRLSSRYIKGNGFYLDRFDPDKSIDLLDEACSIVKNRSQLIPESMEVLQNRMRSLRLQGNEHEMESLSYEIQEIESEWREGKIKYEELSLLIKSFYESRREESEALKSGNLENVGMLRFDRIPKLESQLFKFVESNVKYRNYFIVEPIDVANVVSKWTRIPTSSISTSHMDLLNALKSKLISAFSNHSGEIDKLISALYVSSMSDNSIAAIGISGDNEMDKHEIISIITQALSSSSLSIDLSEFGERHSLSKAVGPPPGYVGYEFGGQLTELIKNGAATCITLYNIKKCHPTVKELLCSSIQKGYIKDSRGEVISLSNTCIIFSVRHTGELSDFNAVINEVIEISGRTSTCTIGKAIDAYCKKVENHSGIAVKVDGAVVDYIAETDSHLLLARLKKFISRAILGPGSAHSAAVGEFVVGVSGDEYTIVSPA; this is translated from the exons ATGACCGTCTTTGGTGTGTTTGTAAGATTGTTTTCccataataattttacgAGTAAGTATTTACGAAAGTTTGGTACAAGCACTAAGAGAGCATCTCCAAAGTGTCTGCATGATATCACTTCCGCCGCTAGGCAGAATAAATTGAGTCCTGTTATTGGTCGTGACAGTGAGATAAGACGTtgtattgatatattgtgtaGAAGGACAAAAaacaatgtaattttaCTCGGTGAACCGGGTGTAGGCAAGACAGCTGTTGTGGAGGCCCTAGCCCACAGAATTGTCAAAGGTAACGTACCCGAGGCACTCGCTGACTGTAGGATACTATCAATAGACATGGGCTGTTTGTTTGCAAAATCTCCTGATGACAATTCAAGCATTGACACAAAATTAagaaatattatatgtgaCGCCAGAGCTTTTAATTGCATACTATTTATAGACGAGGCACACCTTATGGTATCTAAGAGTTATGATTGGGCATCTGCACTGAAGCCGGAGCTTGCTAATGGAGATATTAAATGCATTGCAGCGACGACGAATGCCGAGTATAGGAGGTATTTCGTTAGGGATAAGGCGTTGCAACGCAGGTTTCAGCCCATGTACATAGGAGAGCCAACGCAATCATCAACGATAGAAATATTAAAGTCGTTAAAGTCATGCTATGAATCTTTTCATCGTGTAATAATATCAGACGAAGCAATAGTTTCGGCTGTTAGACTTTCCAGCAGATATATCAAGGGTAA TGGTTTTTATCTAGACAGATTTGATCCCGACAAGTCAATAGATTTGTTGGATGAGGCTTGTTCTATTGTAAAAAACAGATCGCAGTTAATTCCCGAGTCGATGGAGGTATTGCAAAATAGAATGCGATCGTTAAGGTTACAGGGAAATGAGCATGAAATGGAAAGCTTATCATATGAGATCCAGGAGATTGAGAGTGAATGGCGCGAGGGTAAGATAAAGTATGAGGAGCTAAGTTTGCTcattaaatcattttatGAATCAAGGCGCGAGGAATCAGAGGCCCTGAAGTCAGGCAATTTGGAGAATGTCGGGATGTTAAGATTTGACAGAATACCAAAATTAGAGTCTCAGCTCtttaaatttgtagaaTCTAATGTgaaatatcgcaattattttattgtaGAGCCAATTGACGTTGCAAATGTGGTATCAAAGTGGACAAGAATCCCCACAAGTTCAATAAGCACTTCTCATATGGATTTATTGAATGCTTTAAAATCTAAGTTAATAAGCGCCTTTAGCAATCATTCCGGGGAAATTGACAAGTTAATATCTGCGTTATATGTATCTAGCATGAGTGACAACAGCATAGCCGCAATTGGCATTTCAGGCGACAACGAAATGGATAAGcatgaaattatatctattaTTACTCAGGCCCTATCGAGTAGTTCATTGAGCATAGACCTGTCAGAATTTGGCGAAAGACACTCATTGTCAAAGGCGGTAGGGCCCCCTCCCGGTTATGTCGGTTACGAATTTGGCGGCCAGCTGACGGAGTTGATTAAGAATGGCGCTGCAACATGCATTACATTGTACAACATAAAAAAATGCCATCCCACCGTCAAGGAGTTGTTGTGCAGTTCCATACAAAAGGGCTACATTAAGGATTCAAGGGGAGAGGTGATTTCACTGAGCAACACGTGTATAATATTTAGCGTCAGGCACACTGGAGAATTGAGTGATTTTAACGCAGTTATAAACGAAGTGATAGAGATAAGTGGCAGAACCAGCACATGTACGATAGGAAAGGCGATAGATGCGTATTGCAAGAAGGTTGAGAATCACAGTGGAATAGCAGTGAAGGTGGATGGCGCAGTTGTGGACTACATCGCAGAGACAGATTCTCATCTGTTGTTAGCTAGGctgaaaaaatttatttccaGGGCTATCTTGGGCCCAGGCTCAGCGCATAGCGCAGCTGTAGGGGAGTTTGTTGTTGGTGTATCTGGTGACGAATATACGATTGTCAGCCCTGCGTAA
- a CDS encoding hypothetical protein (overlaps_old_locusTagID:BBM_III04200): MDDLDELVTIDLNILQMPDAESTQSCDNKLHLFNEDLAFIDQTIDNLDNEIIDQYHSDYTYNMAIAPLAEENNFYTCSRHNIGEGFKFASGKKVQANSEQLKKAKDFLGITDFALPRSCGEVISIAGSLDSVNAADEKPPHTSSFKFSLDHIISPNIATYARPNCCSISDSSNTECVATTYDLGLKSVPSENEAIGIIEDDTSLNTQVYKRASSDSTQSCNNINKDSITIEFDITHLKNRMINRPTKSTEVNTTNYPTTENITNNNSGFDGFSSARSCFIRGSSFGSCELSVPYHTQNKRCYTDNDSRFVTNWLKFTDCTIGKLTFDKLIDHWHDTSNPLTIRYNGIYDYKFITPNSQIKCYHIGGISDIRESFKTISNCNYTPDLTKWVTHHFKLLAYNECLKYRKKIYMLMMSQNYTLSQAINNVELPNPYRLLRKLFKRHEREILGSRSIFKLLFEGDESRNQSILVEVLDIVDDVIYVSDGIYCITAKADDIWVTKLIANKLLRPGIKIILDEFVRSSQYTSITATSPHLLANDEYISFKYNSIRKAKYNARVGRCPKIARNIYDIKIGGGNISLIDIVVLKGLPKTYSVIDKQGNNTSFSHEELAYKLENGQINLEDCEIVSYNQYIIIDYSLYASFKRFTNKEIPDINKFTNRLHNSIAYLSFKNMSDHINDELTRKHCRLKLSLVSHGSKPKFYQIDHLKHIDPADVDPIDFLKCRYHFSHTAQLSLYINTRSRLEMIELTKDNIFSLPEQYCDIPTSLYTTICGIPVLSLTHYTIQYHKSYLTDYHIEQMCQLCDIELGLFSSKLSILPEYTSDNYCIDILPGLGARQDCSILGLPLYVTELEENLALGFRDNKSLYIRIFIQTLAIDILCVKVTTYTSDSRYEWNKKQILKLKQKIDGQISIYRSQIHHNNRNRCNNMYEMSDRWILLENLKFARYDDTNRIFQFETYLDRLNITRGNNRHLEIEQQFLNLIDNNIQIARTNKKLNVYNTSNKHDILVKYTKIVLNNMLRVGQVCSADEHYMKPCMECLFGTPEQI; encoded by the exons atgGATGATCTGGATGAATTGGTGACTATTGACCTCAACATTTTGCAAATGCCTGATGCGGAATCAACACAATCTTGCGACAATAAGCTACATCTATTCAATGAAGATTTAGCATTCATTGATCAGACTATTGATAATCTAGATAATGAAATCATTGATCAATATCATTCAGATTACACCTATAATATGGCTATTGCTCCATTGGCTGAGGAAAACAACTTCTACACTTGTTCCCGACATAATATAGGCGAAGGATTCAAGTTCGCGTCGGGCAAGAAGGTACAGGCTAATAGTGAACAACTTAAGAAAGCTAAGGATTTTCTTGGTATAACTGATTTTGCTCTTCCTCGCTCCTGTGGAGAAGTGATATCTATCGCTGGCTCGCTAGATTCAGTTAATGCGGCGGATGAGAAGCCACCGCATACATCATcatttaaattttcattagaCCATATTATATCACCAAATATTGCTACATACGCAAGGCCGAATTGTTGTAGCATTTCTGATTCATCAAATACTGAATGTGTTGCAACAACGTACGATCTCGGATTAAAAAGCGTACCTTCCGAAAATGAAGCGATTGGCATTATTGAAGATGATACTAGCTTGAATACCCAGGTATATAAGCGTGCCAGTTCAGATAGTACCCAATCctgtaataatataaataaagATTCAATTACAATTGAATTCGATATAACGCACTTGAAGAATAGAATGATCAATCGTCCTACCAAATCCACAGAGGTCAATACTACAAACTATCCTACTACCGAAAATATTACTAACAATAATAGTGGATTTGATGGGTTTTCCAGCGCTAGATCTTGTTTCATTAGAGGTTCATCATTTGGTTCTTGCGAACTAAGTGTCCCTTATCATACTCAAAATAAACGATGTTATACGGATAATGATAGCAGATTCGTGACTAATTGGCTAAAATTTACCGATTGTACCATAGGAAAGTTAACATTTGACAAATTGATTGATCATTGGCACGATACAAGTAATCCGTTAACCATTAGATATAATGGTATATAtgattacaaatttatcacacCAAACTCGCAAATCAAGTGTTATCATATAGGAGGAATATCCGACATACGAGAATCATTCAAAACAATATCTAACTGCAATTATACGCCTGATTTAACCAAATGGGTTACACACCATTTTAAATTACTAGCGTATAATGAATGTCTgaaatatcgcaaaaag ATTTATATGCTAATGATGTcacaaaattatacattgtCTCAGGCAATTAACAACGTTGAATTACCAAACCCATATCGCTTGCTTAGGAAGTTATTTAAGCGCCATGAACGGGAAATATTAGGGTCTAGGTCAATATTCAAGCTATTATTTGAGG GAGATGAATCTAGGAACCAATCTATATTGGTTGAGGTCTTGGATATTGTAGACGATGTAATATATGTGTCTGATGGGATATATTGCATAACAGCAAAAGCTGATGATATATGGGTCACTAAATTGATCGCTAACAAATTG CTCCGTCCGggaataaaaataatactgGATGAATTTGTTCGTTCTTCACAATATACATCTATCACAGCCACTAGCCCACATTTACTTGCCAATGATGAATACATTTCATTCAAGTATAATTCAATAAGGAAGGCAAAATATAATGCTAGGGTTGGAAGGTGCCCAAAGATTGCAAGGAACATTTATG ACATTAAGATTGGCGGTGGAAACATATCTCTAATAGATATAGTTGTACTTAAAGGCCTACCCAAAACATATAGTGTCATTGATAAACAGGGCAATAACACCAGTTTTTCACATGAAGAATTAGCTTATAAGTTGGAAAAT ggtcaaattaatttggaAGATTGTGAAATAGTTTCATATAACCAATACATAATCATAGATTACTCATTATACGCAAGTTTTAAAAGGTTTACAAATAAAGAAATTCctgatataaataaattcacaaataGACTTCACAATTCTATCGCATACTTATCATTCAAAAAT ATGTCCGACCatataaatgatgaattaaCAAGGAAACATTGTAGACTAAAATTGTCACTAGTTTCTCATGGAAGCAAACCTAAGTTTTATCAAATAGATCATTTAAAACACATAGACCCCGCAGATGTCGATCctattgattttttgaagTGTAGATATCATTTTTCACATACCGCCCAATTGTCGCTGTACATCAACACAAG GAGCAGATTGGAAATGATAGAACTCACGaaagataatatattttcattaccAGAGCAATATTGTGACATACCTACTAGTTTATACACTACAATATGTGGAATACCTGTTCTATCACTTACACATTATACTATACAGTACCATAAGTCATATCTAACTGATTATCATATTGAACAAATGTGCCAGTTATGCGATATTGAGCTTGGTctattttcatcaaaacTATCCATACTACCTGAGTACACTAGTGATAATTACtgcattgatatattacCAGGATTGGGTGCTAGACAAGATTGTTCAATCCTCGGTTTACCACTTTATGTCACAGAATTAGAGGAA AATTTGGCTCTTGGCTTTAGGGACAATAAATCTCTCTATATAAGGATATTCATACAAACATTGGCTATTGATATTCTGTGTGTCAAGGTTACTACATATACCAGCGATAGTAGGTATGAGTGGAACAAAAA acaaattttgaaattaaaacaaaaaatagATGGTCAAATTTCTATATATCGATCGCAGATACATCATAACAATAGAAACAGATGCAATAACATGTATGAAATGAGTGATAGATGGATTTTACTGGAAAATTTGAAGTTTGCCAGATATGATGACACAAATAGGATATTCCAATTCGAAACATATCTGGATAGG TTGAACATAACACGAGGGAATAATAGACATTTAGAAATTGAGCaacaatttctaaatttaattgacaataatatacaaattgcgCGTACGAATAAGAAGTtgaatgtatataatacatCAAATAAGCATGATATCTTAGTAAAATATACCAAGATCGTGTTGAATAATATGTTGAGAGTGGGTCAGGTTTGCAGTGCCGACGAGCACTATATGAAGCCCTGCATGGAATGTTTATTTGGTACCCCCgaacaaatataa
- a CDS encoding 20S proteasome subunit beta 2 (overlaps_old_locusTagID:BBM_III04210), with translation MIEPVYVDKYFNFISSDGHVCGQNLENYYRNLRLVAHNSKNFKLDAAEYVDKFLNLSDVGELPFNTQVTKTGTTIVGVKCPEAVILAADTRATAGPIVATKNCKKLHHITDHIYCAGAGVAADLDHTTLWLENNAELYALNSKRKIRVSNCVTMLVHELFRYMGYKQCAIIMGGWDPMGTHLYTIHPHGSSDQLPFTTMGSGSLNAMAVLESKYVDNMSVNDATNLAVEAITAGIMNDLGSGSNVDVVILSKNGNKFIRSCAKPGIRMFSAPKHQFPIGCTKVLSESTEIIDSGDSGDYIQDENME, from the exons ATGATTGAACCAGTGTACgtagataaatattttaattttatcagtaGTGATGGCCATGTTTGTGGTCAAAATCTTGAAAATTACTATCGTAACCTGAGACTTGTGGCACATAATTCTaagaattttaaattagaCGCCGCGGAATACgtggataaatttttaaatttaagCGATGTTGGCGAATTGCCTTTCAATACACAAGTTACAAAAACAGGTACTACTATAGTAGGTGTTAAATGTCCTGAAGCAGTGATTTTGGCCGCTGATACTCGTGCTACCGCCGGTCCAATTGTAGcaacaaaaaattgtaaaaagtTACATCACATAACTGATCATATTTACTGTGCAGGTGCTGGTGTAGCAGCTGATCTCGATCATACAACTCTGTGGCTTGAAAATAATGCAGAATTATATGCATTGAATTCCAAAAGGAAG ATCCGTGTATCAAACTGTGTCACAATGCTTGTGCATGAGTTATTTCGTTACATGGGATACAAGCAATGTGCTATAATTATGGGCGGTTGGGATCCAATGGGGACTCATTTATACACAATTCACCCTCATGGTTCATCTGACCAATTGCCATTTACGACGATGGGTTCTGGGTCGCTGAATGCAATGGCAGTGCTTGAGTCTAAGTATGTTGATAATATGAGCGTTAATGATGCGACAAATTTGGCAGTTGAAGCGATTACTGCTGGTATAATGAATGATTTGGGATCTGGGAGTAATGTAGATGTGGTGATACTTTCAAAGAATggaaacaaatttattagatCATGTGCAAAACCTGGGATTAGAATGTTTAGTGCACCAAAGCATCAATTTCCTATTGGTTGTACCAAAGTGTTATCTGAATCTACAGAAATAATAGATTCTGGTGATTCTGGTGATTACATACAAGATGAGAATATGGAGTGA
- a CDS encoding hypothetical protein (overlaps_old_locusTagID:BBM_III04195) has protein sequence MNLTHYLISLDLIVTIATTAVRACDLSNAIEKIIKGSTGENFVREMQTYGLNADKLTEIVEYCNNGSNDELSCITINIYKTLLLNKHNFELCLSSYIIYSGISCLDSCFKNYHIGCMECLGEHIPFIFDCLADGHIDYRPDYE, from the coding sequence ATGAATCTTACTCACTATCTAATATCACTAGACCTTATTGTCACAATCGCTACCACTGCTGTAAGGGCTTGCGATTTATCTAATGCCATAGAGAAGATAATCAAGGGATCCACTGGTGAAAATTTCGTTCGGGAAATGCAGACATACGGGTTAAATGCCGATAAACTCACTGAAATAGTTGAATACTGTAATAATGGatcaaatgatgaattatcGTGCATCACTATAAATATCTACAAGACATTATTACTGAACAAACACAACTTTGAGTTGTGCTTATCATCGTACATAATTTACAGCGGAATATCATGTTTGGATAGTTGTTTCAAGAATTATCATATTGGTTGTATGGAATGTCTGGGAGAGCACATCCCCTTCATCTTTGATTGCTTGGCCGATGGGCACATAGACTACCGCCCAGATTATGAATAG
- a CDS encoding protein transport protein SEC31 (overlaps_old_locusTagID:BBM_III04215) has translation MSLNFLDKGVGTLVTNKDGNPAAFIVKKPIDSPTNLTASLVDLDLGAVDNLSDVFKTRKNITIDVINDQATLVKWNCNAKNSVAAIGLSSGSFSLINPYASMSPNHVVTGARSSISGLEFSFHDPTIASISQGGLLCLTDISSTNVTKLSDEVSSSGFNSTVTWNHRVGHILATNNPGGNANIWDIKLKKTATSFGNNTNFSSVQWIPEQATQLITSSNDNPIIQLWDLRNTGAPLKEFCTPCLVKNLAFSPHNHSIFTTTGVSTDSNDQLMLWSIELELQNSILFECEPSISFAQSYVSWSMYNPALVLWNSSDSMSLTNIYNQAQVTNIPHLNKLKYGIATGFASRIATYGGNSNSVTGYKAICEQVKMDMSIIESDLTACKMICESKARDKSVSDELDRTSWLVTSALFSSNRKDMLSAIGLDVDNVIVTAKKLLGETVEPNELKQEKDDPEEFFRELGQRSDTSSSNDDKKTTFVYEGDKLPDDMAKALDDCISIGDLGIAADLCLLAGRTTEALLLAHGAGIDEWNRISKAIVSHSKDPLITKIAILTSGDLYTLVSNADLKEWKLILASICTFADNDNFFSYCGILAERLLTSEIEGAIKAAIVCYQVAGNVNGAFDNWYDFPEPIDTKVLRMAMFQKASRCSPSGSSLNKFVSLVSKMSEKLAQSGYITEALGLLSIIQPQHMVEMQVYKISQLHGGAMGNPPYSLIPIYFSHSGASSASKSTMSGFQSIPGAKPNFTVPGPSIKGPAMDYKPTIHPSTPAGPVVNTTHIKTTAPTAVAEAMYPGMPVPWPIPTPTQQLVSETNVTIDANMKIAAKSAATAVPAGEPMSASNYSLVNSAIKGLMANALVNESSSKKAQEIQLRIDQLFDAIKSCKLSAETNNQLIELCKAVEASDFINANKILMSISSTAWDSNNKGWIMVLKRIVPR, from the coding sequence ATGTccttaaattttttagataAAGGTGTGGGCACACTAGTGACCAATAAAGATGGAAACCCCGCGGCTTTTATAGTTAAAAAACCAATTGATAGTCCCACAAACTTAACTGCTTCTCTAGTAGACCTGGATTTGGGTGCTGTTGACAACTTAAGTGATGTGTTTAAAACACGAAAGAATATAACGATAGATGTCATTAATGATCAAGCTACTCTTGTTAAATGGAATTGCAATGCTAAGAATTCGGTTGCTGCAATAGGGCTGTCATCTGGATCCTTTTCACTAATCAACCCTTATGCCAGTATGTCTCCAAATCATGTTGTCACTGGTGCTAGATCTTCAATTTCAGGCCTAGAATTTTCATTCCACGATCCTACAATTGCTAGTATAAGTCAAGGCGGGCTTTTATGCCTTACGGATATATCCAGCACTAATGTAACAAAGCTTAGTGACGAAGTCTCCTCTTCGGGGTTTAACAGCACCGTTACTTGGAATCATAGAGTTGGTCATATTTTGGCCACAAATAATCCGGGGGGGAACGCCAACATTTGGGACATTAAGCTCAAAAAAACTGCCACGTCTTTCGGtaataacacaaatttCAGTTCCGTTCAATGGATTCCGGAGCAAGCGACTCAACTTATTACCAGTTCCAATGATAATCCCATTATCCAGCTTTGGGATTTGAGAAATACAGGAGCTCCTTTAAAAGAATTTTGTACGCCTTGCTTGGTCaaaaatttggcatttaGCCCACATAACCATTCTATATTCACAACTACCGGCGTTTCAACGGATTCCAATGATCAGTTAATGCTTTGGAGTATCGAATTAGAGCTGCAAAATTCTATATTGTTTGAATGTGAACCCTCTATATCGTTTGCTCAGTCTTATGTCAGCTGGTCCATGTACAATCCAGCATTGGTTCTCTGGAATTCATCAGATTCGATGTCTCTTACcaacatttacaatcaagCACAAGTCACAAATATTCCACATCtcaacaaattaaaatacgGAATAGCTACTGGATTTGCCAGCAGAATAGCCACCTATGGCGGCAATTCAAATAGCGTCACTGGATACAAAGCAATATGCGAACAAGTAAAAATGGATATGTCAATCATTGAATCAGATTTAACTGCCTGCAAAATGATATGCGAGTCTAAAGCAAGGGATAAAAGTGTTAGTGATGAATTGGACAGAACAAGCTGGTTAGTGACGTCTGCTCTATTTTCTTCAAACAGAAAGGATATGTTGTCTGCCATTGGTTTGGATGTTGACAATGTAATTGTTACTGCCAAGAAACTGTTGGGAGAAACTGTTGAACCGAATGAGCTGAAACAAGAAAAGGATGACCCAGAGGAGTTTTTCAGAGAGCTGGGACAACGCAGTGACACTTCCTCCAGCAATGACGATAAAAAAACTACCTTTGTTTATGAAGGGGATAAACTTCCAGATGACATGGCCAAGGCATTAGATGATTGCATATCAATTGGTGACCTTGGTATCGCAGCAGATTTATGTTTGTTGGCTGGTAGAACCACTGAAGCCTTACTGCTAGCTCATGGCGCCGGCATTGACGAATGGAATCGCATATCAAAGGCAATAGTCTCACACAGCAAGGATCCATTAATCactaaaattgcaattctTACATCAGGAGATTTATATACGTTGGTCTCTAATGCTGATCTTAAAGAATGGAAGCTAATACTAGCCTCAATTTGCACGTTTGCCGACAATGATAACTTCTTTTCATACTGTGGCATTTTGGCTGAAAGATTATTGACGAGTGAAATTGAAGGGGCCATTAAAGCTGCTATTGTCTGTTATCAAGTTGCTGGAAATGTAAATGGTGCCTTTGACAATTGGTACGACTTCCCCGAACCGATTGACACGAAAGTGCTTCGTATGGCCATGTTTCAGAAAGCTTCAAGGTGCTCTCCATCTGGTTCTAGCctaaacaaatttgtgtCCCTGGTATCAAAGATGTCTGAAAAGCTTGCCCAATCTGGTTATATAACTGAGGCGCTGGGTCTGCTTTCGATTATTCAACCACAACATATGGTAGAGATGCAGgtgtataaaatttctcAGCTGCACGGTGGAGCAATGGGTAATCCCCCTTACTCACTAATcccaatatatttttcacaTTCTGGAGCATCCAGCGCCAGTAAGTCAACTATGAGCGGATTCCAATCCATCCCTGGCGCTAAACCTAACTTCACCGTGCCTGGCCCCTCAATTAAAGGCCCGGCTATGGACTATAAACCTACAATCCATCCATCAACCCCTGCAGGTCCAGTTGTTAACACTACTCATATAAAGACAACCGCTCCCACTGCTGTGGCAGAGGCCATGTATCCAGGAATGCCAGTGCCCTGGCCAATTCCTACTCCTACACAGCAATTGGTTTCTGAAACAAATGTCACAATTGACGCTAATATGAAGATTGCCGCTAAATCGGCTGCAACCGCGGTTCCCGCAGGGGAACCAATGTCTGCCAGTAATTACAGCCTCGTAAATTCTGCAATTAAGGGGCTAATGGCCAATGCACTAGTAAACGAATCAAGTTCCAAAAAGGCACAGGAAATACAGTTACGAATAGACCAGTTATTTGACGCTATAAAGTCGTGCAAGCTGAGTGCTGAGACCAATAATCAGTTGATCGAGCTATGCAAGGCAGTAGAGGCCAGTGATTTTATAAATgcaaacaaaattttaatgtcAATCTCATCTACTGCATGGGATAGTAATAATAAGGGCTGGATTATGGTTCTTAAGCGAATAGTTCCTAGATGA
- a CDS encoding zinc finger protein, putative (overlaps_old_locusTagID:BBM_III04205): MDIGASFNLTINLSNTKIESIRDTASICCPACSKPFGTRYRNINCFHVLCHECIENSTKCKLCNSLTTAVDILHPNEELFLCPKENCRRGFINFSSVSYHVQLYHSEEDWIGTEIIDILPKFNYDIPAITIKKNTEPTALKHKQTPSAVIPKTKDDSPVVEDDYLPTHLQIPTPEPMPVAAHSTINISMESGLDIEDLENLM, translated from the exons ATGGACATAGGAGCTTCTTTCAATTTGACAATCAATTTGTCCAATACAAAAATAGAATCAATTAGAGACACGGCCTCGATTTGTTGTCCCGCATGTTCTAAGCCTTTCGGCACTAGATATCGCAAT ATAAATTGCTTCCACGTCTTATGTCACGAATGTATAGAAAACTCGacaaaatgtaaatt ATGTAACTCATTAACAACTGCTGTTGACATTTTACATCCCAATGAAGAACTATTTTTATGCCCAAAGGAAAATTGTCGACGGGGTTTCATAAACTTTAGTAGTGTCTCATATCACGTACAACTTTATCACAGTGAAGAAGACTGGATCGGCACTgagataattgatattcTACCCAAATTTAACTATGATATACCAGCAATcacaattaaaaaaaatactGAACCCACTGCTCTTAAACATAAGCAAACGCCATCAGCAGTAATTCCAAAGACCAAAGATGATTCCCCTGTGGTGGAAGATGATTATCTACCAACACATCTACAAATACCCACTCCCGAACCAATGCCGGTGGCTGCCCATTCTACTATTAACATCTCCATGGAGAGTGGACTAGACATAGAagatttggaaaatttaaTGTAG
- a CDS encoding hypothetical protein (overlaps_old_locusTagID:BBM_III04200) produces MFIWYPRTNIILNVTFALFTLANNSSSTDIFDSISNIVKISESSQFEQSGAKIVLDCLNKNFYTEEDLLECIYEQSNQSMLTGIVPHCLCYYTLCTLPICARDCSHIDSPQFKSQCLECLGECIPQFLNCLTR; encoded by the exons ATGTTTATTTGGTACCCCCgaacaaatataattttgaacGTAACATTCGCGCTATTTACCTTAGCCAACAATTCTAGTAGCACTGATATATTCGACTCCATTTCCAATATAGTTAAGATCTCTGAAAGTTCACAGTTTGAGCAGAGTGGCgctaaaattgtattggATTGTTTGAACAAGAATTTCTATACCGAAGAAGATCTTTTGGAGTGTATTTATGAGCAATCAAATCAGTCAATGCTTACCGGAATTGTCCCTCATTGCTTATGCTATTACACCTTATGTACTCTACCTATTTGTGCAAGAGATTGTTCACATATTGATTCTCCACAGTTCAAATCTCAGTGCCTGGAG TGCCTCGGCGAATGTATACCACAGTTTCTTAATTGTTTAACACGCTAA